In Trachemys scripta elegans isolate TJP31775 unplaced genomic scaffold, CAS_Tse_1.0 scaffold_133, whole genome shotgun sequence, the following are encoded in one genomic region:
- the LAG3 gene encoding lymphocyte activation gene 3 protein isoform X1 — protein sequence MTLAFMPLSLTLMLLVTNASSTSPGAPKEQRGEQRVWAKVGDLVVLPCHLSPQELQSSWKQLYEKTAVRWERHGESSHKEPHMVLEVEYSGLLKRARSMMPRASVRETGFRQGDFSLWIEPLLSDDAGHYEALVRYGKETRRCQLELGMVTVTVNPPGLLVETEPLLLNCNSSHPAKLVGMRWFHNGSLVPISSRFRSRHGALSISRTTVSDSGPWRCELTYSDDERVSATFNLQILGFAGPASPVVYAAVGSAANLPCLLNRDPSASSILGVSVHWSHLAGGDLEIWGISRNGSNGSFTLHLPEVGPWDAGQYCCAVSVHGTTITRDVTLAVMTVTPSIKGPVAEGSRLLLICSLTHPRGQEYFQWRQLSSGLSNGSSFEDTPRSPAVQRYYLGSTLELTHVSQEDIGTWECSVHGSEGRLGAVEYELYITGAQLSGPRPILDGQTSFGLILVLVLLLVASILALILQNRRIFSPAFPALERVVTAPTPGNAGKDEGQEGKSLQTEC from the exons ATGACATTGGCATTTATGCCCCTGTCTCTCACCCTCATGCTGCTGGTGACCAATG CCAGCAGTACTTCCCCTGGAGCACCAAAGGAGCagaggggggagcagagggtgtGGGCCAAAGTGGGAGACCTGGTTGTGCTCCCCTGTCACCTGAGTCctcaggagctgcagagcagctggaagcagctgtATGAGAAGACAGCTGTCCGCTGGGAGCGGCATGGGGAAAG CTCCCACAAAGAGCCCCACATGGTGCTGGAGGTGGAGTACAGTGGTCTCCTGAAAAGAGCCCGATCCATGATGCCCCGAGCCTCAGTTAGGGAAACTGGCTTCCGCCAAGGGGACTTCTCCCTCTGGATTGAGCCACTACTGAGTGACGATGCAGGCCATTACGAGGCGCTGGTGAGATATGGCAAGGAGACTCGGCGCTGCCAGTTGGAGCTGGGCATGGTGACAG TGACTGTCAATCCCCCAGGCCTCCTGGTGGAAACGGAGCCTCTCTTGCTAAACTGCAACTCCAGTCATCCAGCTAAGCTTGTGGGGATGCGCTGGTTCCATAATGGCAGCCTGGTCCCCATCTCCAGCAGGTTCCGTTCCCGCCATGGGGCTCTATCCATCTCCAGGACAACTGTAAGCGATTCAGGGCCCTGGCGCTGCGAACTCACGTACTCAGATGACGAGAGAGTTTCTGCCACATTCAACCTTCAAATTCTAG GTTTTGCTGGGCCAGCCTCTCCTGTAGTCTATGCTGCAGTAGGATCTGCTGCAAAccttccctgcctcctgaacCGAGACCCCAGTGCTTCCAGCATTCTAGGGGTGTCAGTCCACTGGAGCCATCTTGCAGGAGGGGATCTGGAAATATGGGGCATCTCCAGGAATGGGAGCAACGGGAGCTTCACCCTCCATCTCCCTGAGGTGGGGCCATGGGACGCAGGGCAATACTGCTGTGCTGTCTCTGTCCATGGCACAACCATCACTAGGGATGTGACCTTGGCAGTGATGACAG tcACCCCGAGTATCAAAGGGCCAGTCGCTGAAGGCTCTCGTCTGCTGCTTATCTGCAGCCTCACCCACCCCAGGGGGCAAGAGTACTTTCAGTGGAGGCAACTGAGTTCAGGCCTCAGCAACGGGAGCTCATTTGAGGACACTCCCAGGAGCCCAGCAGTCCAGCGCTACTATCTGGGTTCCACCCTGGAACTGACCCATGTGTCCCAGGAGGATATCGGCACCTGGGAGTGCAGTGTCCATGGCTCAGAAgggaggctgggagctgtggaATATGAGCTGTATATTACAG GTGCCCAGCTCTCTGGTCCTCGTCCCATTCTGGATGGGCAGACCTCTTTTGGCCTTATCCTTGTCCTCGTTCTCCTGCTTGTGGCCTCCATCCTGGCTTTGATCCTGCAGAACCGTAGG ATATTCTCCCCAGCCTTCCCGGCACTGGAGCGGGTGGTTACCGCACCCACACCAGGGAATGCAGGAAAAGATGAAGGCCAGGAAGGGAAAAGCCTGCAAACAGAGTGCTGA
- the LAG3 gene encoding lymphocyte activation gene 3 protein isoform X2: MVLEVEYSGLLKRARSMMPRASVRETGFRQGDFSLWIEPLLSDDAGHYEALVRYGKETRRCQLELGMVTVTVNPPGLLVETEPLLLNCNSSHPAKLVGMRWFHNGSLVPISSRFRSRHGALSISRTTVSDSGPWRCELTYSDDERVSATFNLQILGFAGPASPVVYAAVGSAANLPCLLNRDPSASSILGVSVHWSHLAGGDLEIWGISRNGSNGSFTLHLPEVGPWDAGQYCCAVSVHGTTITRDVTLAVMTVTPSIKGPVAEGSRLLLICSLTHPRGQEYFQWRQLSSGLSNGSSFEDTPRSPAVQRYYLGSTLELTHVSQEDIGTWECSVHGSEGRLGAVEYELYITGAQLSGPRPILDGQTSFGLILVLVLLLVASILALILQNRRIFSPAFPALERVVTAPTPGNAGKDEGQEGKSLQTEC, from the exons ATGGTGCTGGAGGTGGAGTACAGTGGTCTCCTGAAAAGAGCCCGATCCATGATGCCCCGAGCCTCAGTTAGGGAAACTGGCTTCCGCCAAGGGGACTTCTCCCTCTGGATTGAGCCACTACTGAGTGACGATGCAGGCCATTACGAGGCGCTGGTGAGATATGGCAAGGAGACTCGGCGCTGCCAGTTGGAGCTGGGCATGGTGACAG TGACTGTCAATCCCCCAGGCCTCCTGGTGGAAACGGAGCCTCTCTTGCTAAACTGCAACTCCAGTCATCCAGCTAAGCTTGTGGGGATGCGCTGGTTCCATAATGGCAGCCTGGTCCCCATCTCCAGCAGGTTCCGTTCCCGCCATGGGGCTCTATCCATCTCCAGGACAACTGTAAGCGATTCAGGGCCCTGGCGCTGCGAACTCACGTACTCAGATGACGAGAGAGTTTCTGCCACATTCAACCTTCAAATTCTAG GTTTTGCTGGGCCAGCCTCTCCTGTAGTCTATGCTGCAGTAGGATCTGCTGCAAAccttccctgcctcctgaacCGAGACCCCAGTGCTTCCAGCATTCTAGGGGTGTCAGTCCACTGGAGCCATCTTGCAGGAGGGGATCTGGAAATATGGGGCATCTCCAGGAATGGGAGCAACGGGAGCTTCACCCTCCATCTCCCTGAGGTGGGGCCATGGGACGCAGGGCAATACTGCTGTGCTGTCTCTGTCCATGGCACAACCATCACTAGGGATGTGACCTTGGCAGTGATGACAG tcACCCCGAGTATCAAAGGGCCAGTCGCTGAAGGCTCTCGTCTGCTGCTTATCTGCAGCCTCACCCACCCCAGGGGGCAAGAGTACTTTCAGTGGAGGCAACTGAGTTCAGGCCTCAGCAACGGGAGCTCATTTGAGGACACTCCCAGGAGCCCAGCAGTCCAGCGCTACTATCTGGGTTCCACCCTGGAACTGACCCATGTGTCCCAGGAGGATATCGGCACCTGGGAGTGCAGTGTCCATGGCTCAGAAgggaggctgggagctgtggaATATGAGCTGTATATTACAG GTGCCCAGCTCTCTGGTCCTCGTCCCATTCTGGATGGGCAGACCTCTTTTGGCCTTATCCTTGTCCTCGTTCTCCTGCTTGTGGCCTCCATCCTGGCTTTGATCCTGCAGAACCGTAGG ATATTCTCCCCAGCCTTCCCGGCACTGGAGCGGGTGGTTACCGCACCCACACCAGGGAATGCAGGAAAAGATGAAGGCCAGGAAGGGAAAAGCCTGCAAACAGAGTGCTGA